One Methylocaldum marinum DNA window includes the following coding sequences:
- a CDS encoding rhomboid family intramembrane serine protease, translating to MIPYRDTIPTRYTPWMTWTLIVLNLAAYVYAETLSQQDLYYFLNLHGLVPARYTNPEWAARVGFPVGDYTPFVSSMFIHGGALHLVLNLWLLWIFGDNVEDRMGSVRFLAFYLLCGLTAGIVHVYTNAHSNIPTIGASGAIAGVMGAYYFLFPYARVVIWMFFLPWFVEVPAIAFLGIWVMIQLYKVTVGLPSDEPFADVAWFGHLGGFIAGMLSYRLFLLAGRKDDSYYRSHST from the coding sequence ATGATTCCGTATCGAGACACGATTCCCACCCGATACACGCCGTGGATGACCTGGACGTTGATCGTTTTGAACCTGGCCGCTTATGTCTATGCGGAGACATTGTCCCAACAGGACCTTTACTATTTCCTGAATCTGCATGGGCTGGTGCCGGCGCGGTACACGAATCCCGAATGGGCCGCCCGGGTCGGGTTCCCGGTCGGCGATTACACGCCGTTCGTGAGCAGCATGTTCATCCACGGCGGAGCGCTTCATCTGGTTCTCAATCTCTGGCTGCTCTGGATATTCGGTGACAATGTCGAGGATCGAATGGGCAGCGTTCGGTTTCTGGCGTTCTATCTGCTTTGCGGTTTGACTGCCGGAATCGTCCACGTCTACACCAACGCCCACTCCAATATCCCGACGATCGGCGCGTCCGGCGCGATAGCGGGCGTCATGGGCGCCTATTATTTTCTGTTTCCCTACGCTCGCGTGGTGATCTGGATGTTTTTCCTGCCCTGGTTCGTCGAGGTGCCGGCCATCGCCTTCCTGGGGATCTGGGTGATGATCCAGCTTTACAAAGTCACCGTCGGACTGCCGTCCGACGAGCCTTTCGCCGACGTCGCCTGGTTCGGGCATCTCGGCGGTTTCATTGCCGGCATGCTCTCCTACCGCCTGTTTCTGCTCGCCGGACGCAAGGACGACTCCTATTACCGAAGTCATTCGACCTGA
- a CDS encoding c-type cytochrome — translation MGKHPAPSRSPWWLAATLWLGMNAAAGAAPEGPKLGRPASPGEIAGQDINVFPDGSGLPPGQGTAREGKPVYDAVCASCHGPAGIGGSAGELAGGGLLTGPHPDKNIGTYWPYATTLFDFIRRSMPLHAPRSLNDDQVYAVTAYLLLINDIIGEREEMNAGTLPRVTMPNRNGFIQVWPEVIVQ, via the coding sequence ATGGGTAAGCATCCCGCCCCGAGCCGGTCACCCTGGTGGCTGGCGGCGACACTTTGGCTCGGCATGAACGCGGCCGCAGGCGCCGCCCCGGAAGGCCCCAAGCTCGGGCGTCCCGCTTCGCCCGGAGAAATCGCCGGCCAGGACATCAACGTCTTTCCCGACGGCTCCGGCCTCCCGCCCGGCCAAGGCACGGCTCGGGAAGGCAAGCCGGTATACGACGCGGTGTGTGCATCCTGCCACGGTCCCGCCGGCATCGGCGGGAGCGCCGGGGAGCTCGCCGGAGGCGGTTTGCTGACCGGTCCCCATCCGGACAAAAACATCGGTACTTATTGGCCTTACGCCACCACCTTGTTCGATTTCATCCGCCGCTCGATGCCTTTACATGCACCGCGTAGCCTGAACGACGATCAAGTTTACGCGGTCACGGCTTATCTCTTGCTTATCAACGATATCATCGGCGAGCGGGAGGAAATGAACGCCGGTACATTGCCGCGAGTCACGATGCCGAACCGGAACGGCTTTATACAAGTCTGGCCCGAAGTAATAGTGCAATAA
- a CDS encoding SIMPL domain-containing protein, which produces MLSLGIGVAGYFVGQTLYNAKVGINTAEVKGLAEKRVEADLAHWQIRYTVSGSGTTPVSELYEKSEADRARIVSLILESGFEDAEVSPGVIDYEKKEFRDDKQTLVEERHELVGSIDVETRKVRLVSEVRSKLNRLIAQGLDIQNDAPTYHFTKLNEIKPEMVKEATMNARVAANQFASDAGVKVGGIRDARQGGFVIRDVGEEYGDTKRIEKDVRLVTTITFYLTD; this is translated from the coding sequence ATGCTCTCTCTGGGGATCGGGGTGGCCGGCTACTTCGTGGGGCAAACGCTATATAACGCCAAGGTCGGGATTAATACGGCGGAAGTGAAGGGTCTGGCGGAGAAGCGGGTCGAGGCGGATCTGGCCCATTGGCAGATCCGGTACACCGTGTCCGGAAGCGGAACGACTCCGGTGTCGGAGCTGTATGAAAAGTCGGAAGCGGATCGGGCGCGGATCGTTTCGCTGATTCTCGAGAGCGGCTTTGAAGACGCGGAAGTTTCGCCCGGTGTCATCGACTATGAAAAGAAAGAGTTCCGGGACGACAAGCAAACGCTGGTCGAGGAGCGGCACGAACTGGTCGGATCAATCGACGTCGAAACCCGAAAAGTCCGCTTGGTGTCGGAGGTGAGATCGAAACTGAATCGCCTGATCGCTCAGGGGCTCGACATACAGAATGATGCGCCGACTTATCACTTCACGAAGTTGAACGAGATTAAACCCGAGATGGTGAAGGAAGCCACGATGAACGCTCGCGTCGCCGCCAATCAGTTTGCCTCCGACGCGGGCGTGAAAGTGGGCGGCATCAGGGATGCACGGCAAGGCGGTTTCGTCATTCGCGATGTCGGCGAGGAATACGGCGACACCAAACGCATTGAAAAAGATGTCCGGCTCGTCACGACCATCACCTTCTATCTCACCGATTGA
- the glcF gene encoding glycolate oxidase subunit GlcF has translation MQTKLADFVKDTPEGREADAILRNCVHCGFCTATCPTYQLLGDELDGPRGRIYLLKQMLEGQPVTARTQLHLDRCLSCRACETTCPSGVRYGRLADIGRGMLEQKVRRPWLRRLQRWALRKLLPYPERFGAALALARLARPILSATLRAKIPHKAPAPAWPAARHARRVLMLEGCVQPAMAPGIDAAAANVLDRLGISAIRGEGSGCCGALSYHLAAHEEGTAFMRRNIDALWPHIEQGAEAIVSTASGCGLMLKEYGDVLKHDPVYAGKAERVSLLARDIGEILAGEDLSPLRKSKPCRIAFHSPCTLQHGQKLAGLVEPLLSDLGFELTPVDQPHLCCGSAGTYAFLQPDLSQKLLADKLRALEEGRPECIATANIGCRAHLQSGSKVPVRHWIELLPF, from the coding sequence ATGCAGACGAAGCTCGCCGATTTCGTCAAAGACACGCCCGAAGGCCGGGAGGCGGATGCGATCCTCAGAAATTGCGTACATTGCGGCTTCTGTACCGCCACCTGTCCGACCTATCAGCTCCTGGGAGACGAATTGGACGGCCCGCGCGGGCGGATCTATCTGTTGAAGCAGATGCTGGAGGGCCAGCCGGTCACCGCCAGGACGCAATTGCACCTGGATCGCTGCCTGAGCTGCCGGGCCTGCGAAACGACTTGTCCATCCGGCGTCCGCTACGGCCGGCTGGCCGATATCGGCCGGGGCATGCTGGAGCAGAAGGTCCGGCGTCCCTGGCTGCGACGCCTACAGAGATGGGCACTGCGCAAGCTGCTGCCGTATCCCGAGCGCTTCGGCGCGGCACTGGCACTTGCCAGGCTGGCCCGGCCTATCTTGTCGGCTACCTTGCGCGCCAAGATTCCACACAAAGCTCCGGCCCCGGCGTGGCCGGCCGCGAGACATGCCCGCCGGGTACTGATGCTGGAAGGGTGCGTGCAGCCCGCCATGGCGCCCGGTATCGACGCCGCCGCCGCGAATGTCCTGGACCGGCTCGGCATCAGCGCGATTCGCGGCGAGGGCAGCGGTTGCTGCGGCGCCTTGAGCTATCATCTTGCGGCGCACGAGGAGGGCACGGCGTTCATGCGGCGCAACATCGACGCCTTATGGCCGCATATCGAACAAGGGGCGGAGGCGATCGTCAGTACCGCCAGCGGCTGCGGATTGATGCTCAAGGAATATGGCGATGTGTTGAAACACGACCCCGTCTACGCCGGAAAGGCCGAACGCGTCTCCCTGCTGGCCAGGGATATCGGCGAAATTCTGGCCGGAGAAGATTTGTCCCCGCTGCGGAAATCGAAGCCTTGCAGAATAGCGTTCCATTCTCCGTGTACGCTGCAGCACGGGCAAAAACTGGCCGGGCTGGTCGAACCCCTGCTGTCCGACCTGGGATTCGAGCTGACCCCCGTAGACCAGCCGCATCTCTGCTGCGGTTCGGCGGGAACCTACGCCTTTCTGCAGCCCGATCTTTCCCAAAAGCTTCTCGCCGATAAACTCCGGGCACTGGAAGAGGGCCGTCCCGAATGCATCGCCACCGCCAATATCGGCTGCCGGGCTCACTTGCAGTCCGGATCCAAGGTGCCGGTCCGCCATTGGATCGAGCTGCTTCCGTTTTGA
- the soxC gene encoding sulfite dehydrogenase, translating to MSDKKANEPENLPPAADGGLLDRRLFLKKGLSFGAGAALVGRPFRASADEPPPWMKTPGEPFTNYGVPSPHEKEAIRWISANSAAPGNGISWTPLHKLEGIVTPNGLHFERHHNGVPQIDPHRHRLLIHGLVENPLSFGVNDLLRYPMVSRLCFVECGGNSNAGWHEEPIQTPVGYFHGLASCSEWTGVPLAIILDEAGLRPDARWLVAEGADAAAMNISIPVEKALDDAVLALYQNGERLRPENGYPLRLIVPGWEAVLSVKWLRRLQAATGPVMARNETAKYTELLPSGKARQFTFVMEAKSIITFPSPGRHLHGPGLYQISGLAWSGRGRIKRVEISADGGRSWAEAALQDPVLPQCFTRFRLPWRWNGAPLVLKSRAVDETGYVQPEREALIAERGRHGYFHYNAIVCWAVAADGSVSHTYG from the coding sequence ATGAGCGACAAGAAGGCAAACGAGCCCGAAAACTTGCCACCCGCCGCCGATGGGGGTTTATTGGACCGTCGACTGTTTCTGAAGAAGGGTTTGAGTTTCGGAGCCGGCGCCGCGCTCGTCGGACGCCCCTTTCGGGCTTCGGCGGACGAACCGCCGCCCTGGATGAAAACGCCGGGCGAGCCTTTCACCAACTATGGCGTCCCCTCGCCTCACGAAAAGGAAGCCATACGCTGGATCTCGGCCAATTCCGCCGCACCCGGCAACGGAATTTCCTGGACTCCCCTGCACAAGCTCGAAGGGATCGTTACCCCCAACGGCCTTCATTTCGAACGGCACCATAACGGTGTACCGCAGATCGATCCGCATCGACACCGCTTATTGATTCACGGGCTGGTCGAAAACCCTCTGTCATTCGGCGTCAACGACCTCCTGCGCTATCCGATGGTCTCGCGCCTCTGCTTCGTCGAATGCGGCGGCAACAGCAACGCCGGCTGGCACGAGGAACCCATACAGACGCCCGTCGGCTATTTCCACGGTCTGGCATCGTGCAGCGAGTGGACCGGCGTTCCCCTCGCCATCATCCTCGATGAGGCGGGACTGCGGCCCGACGCCCGCTGGCTCGTTGCCGAAGGTGCCGATGCGGCAGCCATGAACATCAGCATCCCGGTCGAAAAAGCCTTGGACGACGCTGTGCTCGCGCTTTATCAAAACGGCGAGCGGCTGCGTCCCGAGAATGGCTATCCTTTGCGGCTGATCGTGCCGGGATGGGAAGCGGTACTCAGCGTGAAGTGGCTGCGCCGCTTGCAGGCGGCGACCGGCCCGGTCATGGCCCGCAACGAAACCGCCAAGTACACCGAGTTACTGCCCTCGGGCAAGGCCCGGCAATTCACCTTCGTGATGGAGGCCAAGTCGATCATCACCTTTCCCTCGCCGGGCCGGCATCTTCACGGTCCCGGCCTTTACCAGATCAGCGGCCTCGCCTGGAGCGGCCGGGGCCGGATCAAGCGGGTCGAGATCTCCGCCGACGGCGGTCGTAGCTGGGCGGAAGCCGCGTTGCAGGATCCCGTCCTGCCCCAATGTTTCACGCGTTTCCGCCTGCCCTGGCGCTGGAACGGCGCGCCCCTGGTGCTCAAAAGCCGCGCCGTCGACGAAACCGGATATGTGCAGCCTGAACGCGAGGCGTTGATCGCGGAACGCGGACGGCATGGTTATTTCCACTATAACGCCATCGTCTGTTGGGCGGTGGCCGCCGATGGCAGCGTGAGTCACACGTATGGGTAA
- a CDS encoding FAD-linked oxidase C-terminal domain-containing protein produces MVYRVHPSERISHGVDRNRFLRLLSEHVGGDGLLFDPEDLRPYECDGLSAYRELPWIVALPKTIEQVQAVLRLCREHGVPVVARGAGTGLSGGALPVADAVLLSLAGFNGIMAIDRANRTARVQPGVRNLAISEAAARYGLYYAPDPSSQIACTIGGNVAENSGGVHCLKYGLTVHNVLQVRLVTLDGELLTLGGSGYDGPGYDLLALITGSEGLLGVIVEVTVKLLPIPPCTQVLLASFDSVEEAGRAVAAIIGAGLVPAGLEMMDNITIRAVEDFVHAGYPIDAAAIVLCEFDGIGEQVESDLLKAGDVFRTQGATGVRQSTSEAERKRFWAGRKAAFPAAGRISPDYYCMDGTIPRKRLPEVLRRISELSAHYGLVVGNVFHAGDGNLHPLILYDANKSGELERVEELGGKILEACVDAGGTITGEHGVGVEKINQMCVQFGAAELAQFHAVKRAFDPGGLLNPGKAVPTLHRCAEFGAMHVRGGQIAHPELERF; encoded by the coding sequence ATGGTTTACCGTGTCCATCCGTCCGAACGGATTTCCCATGGTGTCGACCGCAACCGCTTTCTGCGCCTGTTGAGCGAGCATGTCGGAGGAGACGGGCTGCTGTTCGATCCCGAGGATCTCCGTCCCTACGAGTGCGACGGGCTCTCCGCATACCGGGAGCTGCCCTGGATCGTCGCTCTGCCGAAAACGATAGAACAGGTGCAGGCCGTGCTCCGTCTGTGCCGGGAGCACGGTGTCCCGGTGGTTGCGCGGGGCGCGGGCACCGGACTTTCCGGCGGCGCATTGCCGGTCGCCGATGCCGTACTGCTGAGTCTCGCCGGATTCAACGGGATCATGGCGATCGACCGCGCGAACCGCACCGCCCGGGTCCAGCCGGGGGTTCGCAATCTCGCCATCTCCGAGGCGGCGGCGCGTTACGGACTTTATTATGCGCCCGATCCGTCGTCCCAGATTGCTTGTACCATCGGCGGCAATGTGGCGGAGAACTCGGGCGGCGTTCATTGTCTGAAGTACGGCTTGACCGTGCACAACGTCCTTCAGGTGCGGCTCGTCACCCTGGATGGCGAACTCCTGACACTGGGCGGATCGGGATACGACGGACCCGGTTACGACCTGTTGGCATTGATCACGGGCTCCGAGGGATTGCTGGGCGTGATCGTCGAGGTTACCGTGAAGCTGCTGCCGATTCCCCCTTGCACGCAGGTGCTATTGGCCTCTTTCGATAGCGTCGAGGAGGCGGGGAGAGCGGTGGCCGCCATCATCGGCGCCGGTCTGGTGCCGGCCGGCCTCGAGATGATGGACAACATCACCATACGGGCGGTGGAAGATTTCGTGCACGCGGGATATCCGATCGATGCCGCGGCAATCGTGCTCTGCGAATTCGACGGCATCGGCGAGCAGGTGGAAAGCGATCTCCTCAAGGCGGGGGATGTTTTCCGCACTCAGGGCGCGACCGGGGTGCGTCAATCGACCAGCGAAGCCGAGCGCAAGCGATTCTGGGCGGGCCGCAAGGCAGCCTTCCCGGCGGCGGGGCGGATTTCGCCCGATTATTACTGTATGGACGGCACCATTCCGCGCAAGCGTTTGCCCGAGGTGCTGCGGCGGATTTCCGAGCTTTCGGCGCATTATGGGCTGGTAGTGGGCAATGTGTTCCATGCGGGAGACGGCAATTTGCATCCTCTGATTTTGTACGACGCGAACAAATCCGGCGAGCTGGAGCGGGTGGAAGAGCTGGGCGGAAAAATCCTCGAAGCTTGCGTCGATGCGGGCGGGACCATTACCGGCGAGCACGGCGTCGGGGTCGAAAAGATCAACCAGATGTGCGTTCAGTTCGGGGCGGCCGAACTGGCCCAATTCCATGCGGTCAAACGGGCTTTCGATCCCGGAGGCTTGCTCAATCCGGGAAAAGCGGTTCCGACACTGCACCGCTGTGCCGAATTCGGCGCGATGCATGTCCGTGGCGGACAGATCGCACATCCCGAGCTGGAGCGTTTCTGA
- the glcE gene encoding glycolate oxidase subunit GlcE, whose protein sequence is MDADLSESLCEAVLRAGNPETPLMIVGSGSKAFYGRKAAASVLETAGHTGILRYEPTELVMTARCGTRLSEIESVLAERGQILPFEPPHFGEGATLGGTLACGFSGPRRPYAGSARDCLLGCGILNGKGEILSFGGEVMKNVAGFDVSRLMVGAMGTLGVLLEASIKLAPKPERELTVCFERTVEDALNDMNRWCSEPWPLSGLAHDGTRVYARLSGSERAVDAVHRKFGGEVCEEGDAFWEDLREQRHEFFSTESPLWRISLAPATPVLNLPGTWFYDWGGALRWLKTDASAETVFRAAEAAGGHAALFRGRSDDGRVFQPLTGGLKSLHANLKRAFDPKGLFNPGRLYEDF, encoded by the coding sequence ATGGACGCCGATCTCAGTGAGAGCCTGTGTGAAGCTGTATTGCGCGCGGGAAACCCGGAAACGCCGCTTATGATCGTCGGCAGCGGGAGTAAAGCGTTTTATGGCAGGAAAGCCGCCGCCAGCGTGCTGGAAACCGCGGGGCACACCGGAATCCTGCGCTACGAGCCGACCGAATTGGTGATGACCGCGCGTTGCGGCACGCGGCTTTCCGAGATCGAATCCGTTCTGGCCGAGCGCGGCCAGATTCTGCCTTTCGAACCGCCTCATTTCGGTGAGGGTGCAACCCTCGGAGGCACGCTCGCCTGCGGGTTTTCCGGGCCGCGTCGGCCCTATGCGGGTTCGGCGCGCGATTGTTTGCTGGGTTGCGGGATTCTGAACGGCAAAGGCGAGATACTGTCGTTCGGCGGCGAAGTCATGAAAAACGTGGCCGGCTTCGATGTGTCCAGGCTCATGGTTGGCGCCATGGGCACGCTGGGGGTGCTCCTGGAGGCGTCGATCAAGCTGGCGCCCAAGCCCGAACGCGAGCTGACGGTCTGTTTCGAAAGAACCGTCGAGGACGCCTTGAATGACATGAACCGTTGGTGTTCCGAGCCGTGGCCGTTGTCCGGACTCGCCCACGACGGTACCCGAGTCTACGCGCGCCTGTCGGGCTCGGAGCGGGCCGTCGATGCCGTACACCGGAAATTCGGCGGGGAAGTTTGCGAGGAGGGCGATGCGTTCTGGGAGGACTTGCGCGAACAGCGCCACGAATTCTTCAGTACCGAGAGCCCTCTTTGGCGGATATCCCTGGCACCGGCCACTCCGGTCTTGAATTTACCGGGTACCTGGTTCTACGACTGGGGCGGCGCGCTGCGCTGGCTGAAGACCGATGCGTCTGCCGAGACCGTATTTCGGGCGGCCGAAGCGGCGGGCGGACATGCCGCGCTGTTTCGGGGACGGAGCGATGACGGGCGGGTATTTCAGCCCCTGACCGGCGGTTTGAAATCTTTGCATGCGAATCTGAAGCGGGCGTTCGACCCCAAGGGTTTGTTCAACCCCGGCCGGTTGTACGAGGATTTCTGA
- a CDS encoding DUF6345 domain-containing protein has product MIPGKKHSLSLLALFGFGMALSFETEAAARFGTGCQSDYENNWRDELPHVWKRCGWFNNELDDTDTKVFYYNLHDAKWWWETGGDQLTLDNVNLFYASTHGGGWSDRSVWTMWNKNTRADSTQMRLGDESYGLSILATYACETLKFNDGKMWTRMGAIFRGGLRIALGSHDKLYDSITTDETGEDFADNLQKKHTIQYAWKDANSDWATSQDVTVMATGNSAASCASRRDNMTWQNYTSYGRLRDGAITYYCYRYWSDL; this is encoded by the coding sequence ATGATTCCCGGCAAGAAACATTCCCTGAGCCTTCTGGCGCTTTTCGGATTCGGAATGGCCCTGAGCTTCGAGACGGAAGCCGCGGCGCGCTTCGGCACGGGCTGTCAGTCCGACTACGAGAACAACTGGCGGGATGAACTCCCGCATGTCTGGAAACGCTGCGGCTGGTTCAATAACGAATTGGACGATACCGACACCAAGGTCTTCTACTACAACCTCCACGATGCCAAATGGTGGTGGGAAACCGGCGGCGACCAACTCACCCTGGACAATGTCAACCTTTTCTATGCCAGCACTCACGGCGGAGGTTGGTCCGACCGGTCGGTGTGGACCATGTGGAACAAGAACACCCGCGCCGACTCCACCCAGATGCGGTTGGGCGACGAGTCCTATGGGTTGAGCATTCTGGCCACCTATGCCTGCGAAACGCTCAAGTTCAACGATGGCAAGATGTGGACTCGAATGGGCGCCATCTTCCGCGGGGGACTCCGCATCGCTCTAGGCAGCCATGACAAGCTGTACGACTCCATCACCACCGACGAGACCGGCGAGGATTTCGCCGACAACCTGCAGAAAAAGCACACCATCCAGTACGCCTGGAAGGACGCCAACTCGGACTGGGCGACCAGCCAGGACGTCACCGTCATGGCGACCGGGAACAGTGCGGCCAGTTGCGCGAGCCGGCGGGACAACATGACCTGGCAGAACTACACAAGCTATGGGCGACTGCGCGACGGTGCCATCACGTACTACTGCTACCGATATTGGAGCGATCTCTGA
- a CDS encoding (2Fe-2S)-binding protein: MTIDYPDRKKNVICRCSGTTTERIKQLVDQGVSDLDGLSRATGACSGCGACDTDILALLAEYTSPVSHDAL, encoded by the coding sequence ATGACCATCGACTATCCAGACCGGAAAAAGAACGTGATTTGCCGCTGTAGCGGGACGACGACGGAACGAATCAAGCAACTAGTCGATCAAGGCGTCAGCGACCTGGATGGCCTATCGAGAGCAACCGGCGCGTGTTCAGGCTGCGGGGCCTGCGATACCGACATTCTGGCCTTGTTAGCCGAATATACTTCACCTGTTTCGCACGACGCCCTTTAG
- a CDS encoding DUF2721 domain-containing protein has translation MQATDIAHVIQLAVAPVFLLTGIGALLSVLSARVGRIVDRSRQIEEKHADAEEHLDPDIQCEIDLLSRRTRVAYWAISLCTACALLICTLIVVLFVGAFLSLDVSSAIAILFIAAMAALIIGLYCFLHEIYLATASLRFRWRSRAGPDKNRRTRPPSADPGRSRGTDEAAGESGIRPPGTS, from the coding sequence ATGCAAGCCACCGATATCGCTCATGTCATACAACTGGCGGTGGCGCCGGTATTTCTCCTGACCGGCATCGGCGCGCTGCTGTCAGTCCTCAGCGCCCGTGTTGGCCGTATCGTGGATCGCTCCCGTCAAATCGAGGAGAAACATGCAGATGCGGAAGAACACCTCGATCCGGACATCCAGTGTGAGATCGACTTACTATCGCGCCGTACCCGCGTGGCGTACTGGGCCATCAGCCTCTGTACTGCCTGTGCCTTACTTATCTGTACGCTGATTGTCGTTCTGTTCGTCGGTGCATTTCTAAGCCTGGATGTGTCGAGCGCCATCGCGATTCTCTTCATTGCCGCGATGGCCGCCCTGATCATCGGCCTTTATTGCTTTCTGCACGAAATTTATCTGGCGACCGCCAGTCTACGGTTCCGTTGGCGCTCCCGGGCCGGTCCGGATAAGAATCGAAGAACGCGTCCACCATCCGCTGATCCAGGGCGGTCACGGGGCACGGATGAGGCGGCCGGTGAGTCCGGGATACGGCCGCCGGGAACCTCGTAA
- a CDS encoding class I SAM-dependent methyltransferase, which produces MKLLPDDLSKIVNITLTHYNQHAQEFRNGTWNHDVSQNIDALLRHIENDPPFKILDFGCGPGRDLREFVRRGHIAVGLEGAERFADMARAETECEVWQQDFLRLDLPPGFFDGVFANATMFHIPSQELPRVLGELYATLKPGGVLFSSNPRGNNEEGWNRGRYGAYHDLDGWRRRMTAAGFVELEHFYRPPGLPRAEQPWLASVWRRPNTL; this is translated from the coding sequence ATGAAACTACTCCCAGACGATCTCAGCAAGATCGTAAACATCACGCTGACCCACTATAACCAACATGCGCAGGAGTTCCGGAACGGAACGTGGAACCACGATGTCAGTCAGAACATCGATGCGCTGCTGCGCCATATCGAAAACGATCCGCCTTTCAAGATTCTCGACTTCGGCTGCGGACCGGGACGCGACCTCAGGGAGTTCGTCAGGCGCGGCCATATCGCGGTGGGACTCGAGGGGGCTGAGCGTTTTGCCGACATGGCGCGGGCCGAGACTGAATGCGAGGTCTGGCAGCAGGACTTTCTCCGGCTCGACCTTCCGCCCGGCTTCTTCGACGGCGTGTTTGCCAATGCGACAATGTTTCACATTCCGTCCCAGGAACTGCCGAGGGTGCTCGGCGAGTTGTACGCGACGCTCAAGCCGGGCGGCGTCCTGTTCAGTTCCAACCCGCGCGGCAACAACGAGGAAGGCTGGAATCGCGGCCGCTACGGCGCCTATCATGATCTCGATGGATGGCGCCGGCGAATGACCGCAGCAGGTTTCGTGGAACTCGAGCATTTTTACCGGCCCCCCGGCTTGCCACGAGCGGAACAACCCTGGCTTGCCAGCGTGTGGCGACGCCCGAATACCCTTTAA